agaggaagacctatgaaaacttttgaagagactctaagaaaagacttagagtacttggatctaacgaaagaCATGACATAGAActgagcgcaatgacgttctaggattcatatagccgaccccacttagtgggaaaaggctttgttgttgttgttgttgctttgTTTTGTGAGCCCATACGTTCATTTCCTCGGTTGTTTAGTCATAATTTCACATCATCTATGTTTGTTGTTTTTTCCTACAAACAAGTATTTATACAATTGTTAATCTTTTTGTTAGTAATATTAACTGCTTCcatttatggaaaaaaaaattcgaatttGAATGCAAAAAAACATGCACACTAcatcatacacacacacacacttatgTTTAGGTGGGTGTAACGGACTGACCTCATATACGTGGGATGTTGGAAACCAACAAAGACGTGCCCTCCTCAAactcaaagaaaagaaagggaatGACAGGTTGACATTCGGTTGTGGTGAGTCAGCCTGAGTTGCTTTCATTTCTAAAAATCTAGAGATGGTCGCTTAATGCAAGACCGGGTCTTCAGCTTCCACCTCTGCACCACACTCACaccagaaaaaaagaaaagaaaaagaaaatgtgaagaaaaagaaaaataaccaaaaacaaATCGAGAATCAGaaactcaaaaaaattaaaaccagaAAAAGATTCAACCCCAGCTATgacagttttttattttattttatttttttaatttctcaattttattatataaaacaATAAGCCCGTAAACTGTTATTCTCTTTTCCGGGCATTTATtctcatttttaattaattaatgatgCAATCCAATTTCATCTCTCTTGCACAAAGCTGAAAGAAATCAAGGAGGCATTGTTTCTAAATCCATGGGCAGTTCCAGGAAGCCATGCACATAATCTCCTGGGTCCTCCCtcatttttttcattcttttttaatttttctttcctccaaaaataaaattttattttttacgcaCTTGATGTTCTTCCTTTGTTTTGTTACCTCACACCATGCACAAAATTTGATcagggagagagagaacaattaataaaaaatgggaGAGTCGCCGGAGAAGAAATCAGGTTGCGGCATACTGAGTGCAGTTTTCGGGCGGAATAGTATCTGGCCCAGAAGAACAACTTCTACGGGTTCTCTTCCTGTAGCCAACAACAACAGTGCCACGTTAGTGAAAACACCAAGCACTCCTAATTCCAAACGGCGTCGCGGTGGCTCCGATGAGGCTGCCTTCCTTGATTCATCTAGCAACGTATCATCAGATTCATCCAAACCGGTCACGAAGCCTTCCCAATATAGTAATAGGGCACCccctatacaacaacaacaacagcagcagcagcagcagcagcagcaacaacaacaacaacaacaacagcgGCAGCAATATCAACAAAAAATGGTGCCAAGCCAAGGTTATGTGAACCAAGGCAAAAGGGTTCCAAAGGAGAAACTTGGCATATCCGGTGAGCTTGATAGCATGATTGCTGATCATCAAAAATCGAAAGGGAGCAGTTCCCTTGTAAGGGCTTCATCTAGCAATGTTATGCTTTTCGGAAATTTGGGTAATTTGAGACAACCTGGGGCCGGCGGTGGTAGAGGCGGCGGAGGAAATGCAAACCCGTATAATGTTCTTGATTATCTTCCAAAAACTGCTAGAGAGGAAGTCCCAATGCCAAGCCAGGTAAAAGTGGGGAAGACTAATACTGTTAGGGAAGAGAAAAGACAGGGTGAGCCGGAACCACCTGCTTCCTTATGTCGCGCATTGTCGACTAGAATGGACCCTGAAACATTGAAGATCATGGGAAATGAAGATTACAAGAATGGTAGATTTGCGGAAGCATTGGCGTTGTATGATGCTGCAATTTCTATTGACCCCAATAAGGCTTCTTATAGGAGCAACAAAAGTGCTGCTTTAACCGCTCTAGGTAGAATTCTTGACGCAGTTTTTGAGTGCAGAGAGGCCATTCGGATTGAACCCCACTATCATAGGGCTCATCATCGTCTGGCAACATTATATCTTAGGTACAACATAAAGTTCCACATGTTAATTTCCTTTCGTAGTTGCAACATCGTCTTTAAAATTCTGTTACACCTAATTCTTAAAATTAATGTGTTATGTGCATATAGATTAGGGGAAGCAGAAAAAGCTTTGTATCACTACAAGCATGCTGGACCAGAGGCTGATCAAGAGGACATTGCTAAAGTAAAATCTCTTCAGGCTCGTCTGAACATGTGCACTGAGGCTCGTAGGTTAAGAGATTGGAACACCCTCATAAAGGAATCTCAAAGCACTATATTAGCGGGTGCAGATTCAGCGCCACAGGTCAGCCATTAAATTATCGAATTCAAGTCTCATTGTTATCATAATTGCCTCTCTCTTATTCTCCAGTAGATGTCCTATGAATAAGTCTATAAGAATTTGTTTCTCAGTTTTACCTGAAAATgagattctcaaaagcttttATCGaaagtagatttttttttctttctgttttgtgtATTAGCTAATGGTGAATCCCTTTTTTTAACTCTACTAAGATATATGCTTTGCAAGCGGAGGCCTTGTTGAAGCTCAATAGGCACCAGGAAGCAGATGAAGCATTATCCAGCGGTCCAAATTTTGAGGTTGATGCCTGCACTAAATTCTTAGGTCCTATTGGTAACGCGAATTTGTTAGCGACACGAGCTCAGGTGGACATGGTTGCTGGCAGGTAGTGTGTTATATAACTTTATATAGTAGCTATTTCAGTCACGATTATGCTAATCCTTATGCAGCCTCAGATGGAATAATATTcctaaaaaacaaattaacaaaacaGAAATGATATTTGAAACACATACATTAaacctttttcttaatttggtcAAATagttgttttatttgttttgcaaTGGTTTGGCAGATTGGATGATGCATTAAAGGCAGCTCAACAAGCATCACGGCTTGACTCAAAcaacagggaagcaaacatggTTATGAGGAAGGCTCGAGTTGTTGTAGTAGCTCGATCAAAAGGCAACGAGCTTTTCAAGACAGCAAGGTTCTCCGAGGCATCTGTTGCATATGGGGAGGGACTTGAGCACGATCCTTATAACTCGGTGTTATTATGCAACCGTGCTGCTTGTCGTTCAAAACTTGGCCAATTAGATAAAGCAATCGAGGACTGTACAGCTGCCCTTAATGTGCGCCCATCTTACAACAAGGCTAGATTAAGAAGAGCAGATTGCAATGCCAAGGTGAACATACTACTCATTAATATATTCACTTTGTTCCGataaaataattttcaagttgttaatgTTGTTGCTCTTTCATTATGTTATTTCTGAGTTATAATGCTTATATGATAATGTACCATGCAGTTGGAAAAATGGGAAGCTTCAATAGAAGACTATGAGATTTTGATAAAGGAAACACCAGAGGATGAGGAGGTAACCCGTGCTTTGTCTGAAGTGCGGGCGCAGCTCAGAAAACAGCGAGGCTAGCAAGAGAGCCTAGACGTGGACAATGGAAACAAGCCAATGCAACTAAATTAGGAGCCAATAGCCAGGAAAGAAAGTTGTCCTTTTTAAATTGGATGGCTCTTGGAGCTGAAGAAGGGAAACACAAAACTTGAGTGGTGGGAAAAAAATGGATGATTTTTCAAAGACGGGAGTGAAGGTGGCAATTCATACAATGTAACACAAATACGTGACCCAATTTTCTTCTATATATTGTTGTGTCTGTGCAATTCTTTCGAAAATGAATTTGATACTGCTTATaaaaattgtcaaaatataATAGGAAGAAATCTTGAATTCTTTTTTTCTGCTAGCCCACATTTTTCCATTACTTATGTTGCATTGATATTTGGTACAATACATTACGGTGATATTTTGTAAACAACGATACGGCaattataataatatatatgttcaaaaatatatttcatacactaatatttcaaaaatatattaaatcacAAAAAGAGAAAGATTCATTTCTAACTTAATTCAAGATGACTATCATAGTAATCTTCACAAGTAAATAATACGGCCTCGAAGTCCAGTTCATCAAGAGTGAGATTTGCAATCTTAAGCACTTCTCCATTCTCGATATTCATGGCTCTCTCCTTGATGGTTTACGAAGGTTTGTGTGCATATATTAAATTTCCACTCTTTGTAGTGTGATTTTGCCCCTCCTCGAAGAGTGTATAATTTgtatgtgctccaatttcttttaCAACATGAGGAGGATGAAGGATAACCTATAAGTTTCAAGGCTATGGCTTGTTTGGTGTGGAAGCTCCCATGAACAACCCACTACAATTAGGAGCCTCTTCAAGCCAACTTGTGCAATAAATACCTAAAAgtgaatgagaaaaaaaaatataagctTATAATGATACAATCAAACTTAAATTTACGATGTAAAATGTACAGAATTTAGAGTTTAGAGAACTTACATAGAATTAGAGTGTGCCAAAAAATAGAGTGGCGTGCTACTCTTGGTCCCTTGCTTAATCAAAATTGTATACACAGCATCAAGGAACTTTGACACTTGATATTGTTGCTTGCGCTCTTTTCGATACTCACCTTCACTTTCTCTATCATAGCATCTATAACTCATAAATTAAGTGAAGACAAGGCTTATCCATGTCAAGCATATCACATATTGCAGAAGTGAAGCTCAGTTGTAATCAACTTCGGCCCAAAGGTGTTCATCCAacacttttttcttttatctttttccACATCATCTTTTTTATACATATCTTATTCTGCATTCATCACTACGCGCTCTTAACCTTGTTTAAATCTTTTAAGCATCACAATTATAAAAGTCAAGCGCGTCTAGAAAGCAACTTCACCTTACAATTATCCATGGACAACCTCATATTATGGACAAGGTTCTAAAGGACGCTAGGCACTAGTCGGGCGGTGAGCTGtgacctagcgcctaggcggggtCTAGGCAGACGTCTAgacggactaggcggatttaagtaaatccaCTATatttcttgtaaataagtgtctgtttatacttaaaatatatataatttcatcataaactacaaaatagagtGACatgtattatgaagtattggaacataatgaaatatggggaacaagcatatgGTGTGTGCTCATTTAAGTATTtaataagtctcttacaatttattgaaaaaaattagatGCAAATTGAAAGTTAtcgattttctgtctaagtgagttgcaacctagcgAGCTAGGTGGAGTGCCTAGGTGGTTTAGGCGTCGCCTTAGCTGGTCTAGGcgcattttcttaattttcaaacgcctaggcattaatcgagaCGGTGACCAGCCGCCTAATACCTCattagttgttgttgtaatccAGCTACATTGCTCATAATCTTCTTAAATTATTGCAGATGAAATAAGTACATATAGGTTCTTCAAAGAATGGTTGAGAGTATGGACAATAAGTATTGTCTCAACAAGACGTCCCGCCACCTTGCAAACCGGAGCATTGTCGGTGACTACTTGGACCATATTTTGACGATAATTTCCCGAATTGACTCAATAAGCAAGTGGGCAATGAAGATTTTTCCTTGTGCTAACCTTCACGATTTACCGCCCTCAAGAACATTGGCCTACTTTCACAAGCTAGCATAATATTAACTAGAGCTTCTTTGTGCATCTGacccgatatatatatatatatatatatataatatatatatatatatataatatatatatatatatatatatatatatatatatatatttcttttggAAGAGTGGTCCCCAACAAGTTGTAGCTGGGAGGAACATAACCCGGAACTGTTTTAGTACAAGAAAGACTAAAGGCACGTAATGAAAAGGTAGCCCGCCCGTATAAAACATTCTTGCAATTTCACCATCCGATTGTCGTCTAAGAATTTTGAAAAGTCAACGATATTCTACTTCTTTTCGTGTCATAATCGTTATCTTAACGATTTGTTTTATGTAAAactcgttatcttaacgggttcttaaGAGATGACTCAATAACGACCCGATTCAACGCTTCAGGCCATTTCGTGTCGAGTTAACGGATTATGCAATAAATTGTCATACCTAATGTCTAGATCTGAAAAATGATATCGTATCGGGTTCTGAATGGATGAACCGATAGCAATTCAACTCGTTAGCGGGTCATAACGAAAAACCTAATAACAACTTGACTCGTTAGCAGGTTGACCCAAAACCTAACGGATCATGCAAGAAATTATCAAATCTTGAGAAGGTGTAGGTATCTACTCACCCTTGTACAAATTAAATGTGTCAGTGTATCATAGCTCATTACACAAGTATTGTCCAAATTAAATGTGTCAGTGTATCATAGCTCATTACACAAAGTCTAAACACCTTCAaaccctttaaaaaaaaacttcaaaactgaAATAGTGgggtaaaaagaaaaaaaaaactcaaatccTTTACCTAGCTAACCCCGCGTGCCTCACACAGCAACCCAACCTCTCTCACATTCTATCTATGCCTTACGATTCTTTTtgtctcatctctctctcacacactcatatttcaatttttgttttttttttttttttgtttcattcgTCAAAGATTTTTCCGTCAGAAGGATGCTCAAATCCGGATTCGACAACAATTCAAAGAAACTCAACCCCAAATTTGCCCTGAAATGATGAGAAAATTTCAAGTCTACCCGGGTCACCAACCCGGGTCACCAACATGGGAAGTCGCGAAAGCTAAGCAGGACTAAGGATATGATGTTGGTGTAGATGGATGATAAAAATTTTACCATCTGTAAAAGTACgaataaaaatacttaaaaatacttgtaagAGTATAAGGTTATGATGGTATAACAGCCTAAGTAATGTCATTTTTCACAAGGATTGAataaataatttgtatttaaattaatccttagctaattatttagaacaaagtttcgaaaatgttgattttagaatttaaaataataaaaacgaatttaaataaaaacaattaaataattgacaaagtaaagaaagaaaaagacaaaggttttggaaaacaatttaaacacTAGGGTTCTGCTATTACCATTAACATTCCTATGCAATTTTACcaattatttatgaatttctacATACATCCATTAAAGGTTAGGCTTTTCTAATACATAATTTCTTTGTGATGTTCAAGcgaaaacgtatatctaacatgcaactcgTATGTgatgttcagatcaaatataaacatgcaagactcattaagctttgtgaaaaaccctttgaaaaaccatgcaacccttaaaaGCGTGATGTTCACCTaaagtgaacttacaattactaatTACAAGAAGCCCTCTTCAGGGTGATGTTCCAACAGAAATTGCACCAATTTACTTGTCTAAAAACCCTAATGGTCGTGAATCACTAAAAAAAGTAAATAGTTTAATcgcggtgattaataattcaaagcaagcatgcatccattcataataaaattaataaaatcacatattcatgctaaggcttgTGGCTTCTCACTAGCAAAAGGACTAGTTACAAACAATCataataaaaactaaagaaaatatattaactagaaaaaggattgaaaacagcTTGTAGGTAAAGAGTCTGAAGTTCTCCAAAATAATGTCTTCTTCTCTAATGCTCAATATCcatatttatactactacaaaataaaatcctacctcaaaaatgtcttctaaaaacaaggaaacataatagaataagagaactaagaaataaaaggtttcctatttgaactgaAATTCTGACTTCTTAGAAAATCAGACTTTTGACcgaccaaatcaactccaatTTGGTCTCAAAATGTCTTTTTTAGAGCTTGAGATGTCCCTAAAAATCCTTAGAatgaatcttcctcaaaatatgccatcttgacctccaaaatacccaaaacatcTAGAAACGTCAATTTAGGAAAGCTGCGTGCTGggcctttatttcatcgccacggTCAAACGAAGTAGTAGAAAAACCTAAAACTTTGATACAATCTCTTGgaagactcacgaacatcctccaattggaatcactccaaaattcatctgttTGATCTCTTTTTGCTGAAAAGGAAATCAAATGTCCTACATTGGAAATATAatttaaagtatcaaaattctaccaaaataaataatcaattaatactaagattaggataaaatatatagtataatattggCTCATCAATGGGCACAAATATGAGTAACCTGTAAAAGAGCAAACAATAGTGAGCAAGCTAGAGACCCGAAGGGGAGGGGGTGTATTGTTCCAAGATTCTCCGATGGTCAAGTGAGTAAGCAATAATAAGACTCAAGCAATAGGCAAGAGAGTTTAGAGTGCGACAATTGCGTTACCAGAGATGAACCCtaaaagagtttatttataccaGTTGGGAGAGAGAGACATTTTTAGGATAAAATCTTGTATTAATTGTAGGAACTCCAAGAATATAAGAAACCTGGTTAATTCCATGTTGGATTTTTTCTCATCTTGCAGAATAAGTATGGTCAATCTCGGTAAAGTCGTTCGAACTTCACCATCGCTCCAGTACAGGATAATGGTGACACCACTGCTCTGTTAATCCATATCCGTTGGGAGTTGTTTAGTCCATGATCAGGCCGAGGGGGTACCGTTCCAAGATTCTCCGATAGTCAGgttaataagaaataataagactCAAGCAGTAGGCAAGAGAGTTTGGAGTGCAACAATTGCGTTACCAGAGATGAACCCTAGAAAGGTTTATTTATACCAGTCGGGAGAAAGAGACATTTTTATGATAGATACTTATATTAATTGTAAGAACTCCAAGAATGTAAGAAACCTAGCTAATTCCGTATTGGATCTATTCCTGCATCTTGCAGAATAAGTATGGTCAATCTTGGCAAAGTCGTTTACACTTCACCATTGCTCTGGGATAGGATAATGGTGGCATCACTACTTCATTAATCCATCTTCGCTCGGAGCTGTTGAGTCCATGACCAGACTTCTGAGATACTTGTACTCCGATCTGTCTTACTCCGACGCTGGAAAATCATGATCCTACAATTGCCCTTAATTATGTGTTTGAAAAGAACTTGTTCCCCTTGAGGATGGATAGTTATCCAAAGACCATGACTTTTGGAGTAGGTTGAAATACATACCGTTTATTCTTCTATCTTTGTATAGGGAATCATTTTTGTAAAGAGACGAGACATTATGGATTCAAATGTGCTTGTCTCGAGAGTTGTGCCATAAAGATTGTAATATGAAGAGCATCTCAAATGCCTGTGCACATTTTGCAAGGTGAGGCCGTTTATATCTTCAAGTGGCTTCGTTCTTCGGACACAcaaattgaagggaaaattgtgagatttcatgtgggatttctagtgactagcatgcatatacaattcaaaatttatatacgaaagcaacggaagcatgttatcaaataatatcaaagccatagtcatgcaaatccccttcaagatgcataggtttatgtaagatgcatcaaaaacaatttattgaagaacaaagtgtaggagtagttttatacctcttgatctagactttagactaaggatggaccacctccaagccctttgatgttggaactccttgagcctagcctccctccttgcctcctccactttgttagaatgagtgctccttggttctccttaagtctccaaagttgaagacctgtaaagatcctcacccactagagtagtgagaaggatgaaggaataaccaaaagggtgagaagatgattagctaaacccccctttggtggccgggcctttgagtgttgagagagatattttctttttctcttttgttgttttaacacttcaaaaaaccctaatgaaactttgtgctataaagttccttttataacaaaaaagaaacaagtcaacatttgactctctctctccctcctttggccggcccctttagtgttgtttgggctttgggcttttattatttcaagtcatcctatgcttgaataaaagcccaatgggtttaggcccaatgggcccaattagacccgaacttttcttgaagcccaaaacgatcttttatcgcttttatgatttttttagacattctaattaatcacaacacttaattaatccaattaattatttccatcatccattagttactcactacaagagtgtattggtgaacaatcattttaggttataattagcaaggcagtgaggtgattggcaccaatccaattgattatttttaatccaatcacttagtgaattaaaacttacttttaattcaccttcttctttgacgactacatttaatcatctagaagaactcacaagtcatgagtgacatctaaccatatatcatggctacccaagttaatgtagaatttgttcggagaacttatttagttggaattacaatgtaattcgatccttctctaaaataatactctcaatcacattactagggtatggatatattatgtcaaaccctaatgtgattattccttcttatatgattcatttgagtcgtataggaatgctttcctttattacgctcgatacttcggccgaagattcccgaatcatatcttagagtattcatcatctcttaacgaggattagagattccttgttgtgcattcacttgcctccatgactaagcgGCTTAATCCCAACTATGttgtggacacccgcggatggagtgactttgacataatcaaagatcaagtacctaaccacaagacaactatgatgcctcaggttaaaggactacttacattattccaaccattagagttacttgcttgacatgtgagtagacctccatgcaagtactctcattcgattgtgttcagtgaattcattcccttaatgagcacctacatacctgtcttagtgtcactacacgaatgagacgagactttccatccttctaattgaagcggacatagtatgtaccggtctatgcattgtcagtatccctccgacaatcctatgaccaggaaccttttggacatgatggttatgtgaagaaggtctctgtagtctaacatcattagattacttcttccatcaatccattgtccatggattaactatttaggacatatatcgtgtgttgagatagtcctaattagtatctttgccatttgatgtacaagaatcatctatacattcattcattgtcctgaaaggtttctt
Above is a window of Malus sylvestris chromosome 15, drMalSylv7.2, whole genome shotgun sequence DNA encoding:
- the LOC126602073 gene encoding inactive TPR repeat-containing thioredoxin TTL3-like isoform X2, which gives rise to MGESPEKKSGCGILSAVFGRNSIWPRRTTSTGSLPVANNNSATLVKTPSTPNSKRRRGGSDEAAFLDSSSNVSSDSSKPVTKPSQYSNRAPPIQQQQQQQQQQQQQQQQQQQQRQQYQQKMVPSQGYVNQGKRVPKEKLGISGELDSMIADHQKSKGSSSLVRASSSNVMLFGNLGNLRQPGAGGGRGGGGNANPYNVLDYLPKTAREEVPMPSQVKVGKTNTVREEKRQGEPEPPASLCRALSTRMDPETLKIMGNEDYKNGRFAEALALYDAAISIDPNKASYRSNKSAALTALGRILDAVFECREAIRIEPHYHRAHHRLATLYLRLGEAEKALYHYKHAGPEADQEDIAKVKSLQARLNMCTEARRLRDWNTLIKESQSTILAGADSAPQALLKLNRHQEADEALSSGPNFEVDACTKFLGPIGNANLLATRAQVDMVAGRLDDALKAAQQASRLDSNNREANMVMRKARVVVVARSKGNELFKTARFSEASVAYGEGLEHDPYNSVLLCNRAACRSKLGQLDKAIEDCTAALNVRPSYNKARLRRADCNAKLEKWEASIEDYEILIKETPEDEEVTRALSEVRAQLRKQRG
- the LOC126602073 gene encoding inactive TPR repeat-containing thioredoxin TTL3-like isoform X1, with translation MGESPEKKSGCGILSAVFGRNSIWPRRTTSTGSLPVANNNSATLVKTPSTPNSKRRRGGSDEAAFLDSSSNVSSDSSKPVTKPSQYSNRAPPIQQQQQQQQQQQQQQQQQQQQRQQYQQKMVPSQGYVNQGKRVPKEKLGISGELDSMIADHQKSKGSSSLVRASSSNVMLFGNLGNLRQPGAGGGRGGGGNANPYNVLDYLPKTAREEVPMPSQVKVGKTNTVREEKRQGEPEPPASLCRALSTRMDPETLKIMGNEDYKNGRFAEALALYDAAISIDPNKASYRSNKSAALTALGRILDAVFECREAIRIEPHYHRAHHRLATLYLRLGEAEKALYHYKHAGPEADQEDIAKVKSLQARLNMCTEARRLRDWNTLIKESQSTILAGADSAPQIYALQAEALLKLNRHQEADEALSSGPNFEVDACTKFLGPIGNANLLATRAQVDMVAGRLDDALKAAQQASRLDSNNREANMVMRKARVVVVARSKGNELFKTARFSEASVAYGEGLEHDPYNSVLLCNRAACRSKLGQLDKAIEDCTAALNVRPSYNKARLRRADCNAKLEKWEASIEDYEILIKETPEDEEVTRALSEVRAQLRKQRG